One Physeter macrocephalus isolate SW-GA chromosome 19, ASM283717v5, whole genome shotgun sequence genomic window carries:
- the LOC114484346 gene encoding molybdenum cofactor biosynthesis protein 1-like produces the protein MEGIHKAIELGYSPVKVNCVVMRGLNEDELLDFVALTEGLPLDVRFIEYMPFDGNKWNFKKMVSYKEMLDTLRQQWPELEKLTEEESSTAKAFKIPGFRGRVSFITSMSEHFCGTCNRLRITADGNLKHMLCVQPWGRRLEGRRGHAHLL, from the exons ATGGAGGGCATCCACAAGGCCATTGAGCTGGGCTACAGTCCTGTGAAG GTGAACTGTGTGGTGATGCGAGGCCTGAATGAGGACGAACTCCTGGACTTCGTGGCCTTGACCGAGGGCCTTCCCCTGGACGTGCGCTTCATAGAGTACATGCCCTTTGACG GCAACAAGTGGAACTTCAAGAAGATGGTCAGCTACAAGGAGATGCTGGACACCCTCAGGCAGCAGTGGCCGGAGCTGGAGAAGCTGACGGAGGAGGAATCCAGCACAGCCAAG GCCTTTAAAATCCCTGGCTTCCGAGGCCGAGTCAGCTTCATCACGTCCATGTCTGAGCATTTCTGTGGGACCTGCAACCGCTTGCGAATCACAGCTGACGGGAACCTCAAG CACATGCTGTGCGTTCAGCCCTGGGGACGGCGGCTGGAAGGGAGGCGTGGACATGCCCATCTTCTGTGA